Genomic DNA from Paenibacillus donghaensis:
CGGATGCTTCCAGCTACACCACCGGACAAACGTTGTTCGTCGACGGAGGCTGGACGGTTATATAATGAAAAGCGGTTTCTGGAAGAGGCACCTGCATTTATGCAGGTGCTTTTATAGGTTTCACGCCATCCATTATCCTTCTATTTCTCGCAGAAACGGATGCCGCCTCTTTCAGAGGACGGCGAAGCCGTTTCTTCTTGAAATATAAGAATGTATAGGTTTCACGCCATCCATTATCCTTCTATTTCACGCAGAAACGGATGCCGCCTCTTTCAGAGGACGGCGAAGCCGTTTCTTCTTGCATACAGTAATTATCGGAATTTGTCGGAAATTTGCCTTAAAAAGTAGACATAGCTACCCTTGAATGAGAAAATAGCAGATAGAGACAGTGAGAACAAAAAAAGGACGGGATATCATCATGACAATTCGATTTGGGGTCATAGGGACAAATTTCATTACTGACCGCTTCGTGCGGGCAGGCTTGGAGAATGAAGAGTTTATCCTGAGCGCGGTGTATTCCCGTACGCAGGAGAAGGGCGAAGCTTTTGCCGAGAAATTTGCCGGTGCGACGATCTACACCAGTCTGGAGCAGCTGGTGGCCAGTCCCGATGTGGACGCGGTGTACATCGCCAGCCCCAACTCGATGCATGCCCAGCAGGCAATTCTCTGCCTGAATCATGGCAAGCATGTGCTCTGCGAGAAGCCGATTGCTTCTAACAGTGCGGAGCTGGCAGCGATGATTGAAGCGGCGCGCAACAACAATGTGCTGCTGATGGAAGCGATGAAATCAACCTTTATGCCTAATTTCAGGATAATCCGCGACAATCTGTACAAGATCGGCCAGGTGCGCCGTTATGTCGCCAGCTATGGACAATATTCCTCCAGATATGACGCCTACCGCCAGGGGACGGTGCTGAATGCTTTTAATCCGGAGTTCTCGAATGGTTCGCTGATGGATCTGGGCATCTATTGTCTGTATCCGATGGTGGTGCTGTTCGGCAAACCGCAGCTGGTGCGTGCGACAGGGCTGATGCTTGCCTCCGGCGTGGACGGTGAAGGCAGCCTGATCATGCAGTACCCGGATATGGAAGCGGTCGTGATGCATTCGAAGATAGCCGATTCCTATCTGCCTGCCGAGATTCAGGGTGAGAACGGCACGCTGGTGATCGACAAGATCAATCAGCCGTACCAGGTCAAAATTCATTACCGCGACGGAACGGTTGAGGAGCTTACCCTGCCGCAGGTGTATGAGCCGATGTATTATGAAATTGAGGAATTTATTAATCTGCTGACAAGCGGCCAGCGTGAGAGCACGGTCAACAGCCATGCCAATTCGATGGCCGTAGCGGAGGTCATGGAGGAAGCGCGGGCGCAGATTGGCTTGCGTTTCACTACAGACTTATAGAACGGATGGAAGCGGGGAGCAGAGCTTGAAGACGTTTAAAAAGGTATACATCGAGATTACAAGTGTCTGCAACCTGGCCTGCAGCTTCTGTCCGCAAACAGCGCGGCAGAAGAACTTCATGAAGCTGGACACCTTCAACACCATTCTGGATCAGGTGAAGCCGCACACCAGCCATATCTACCTGCATGTCAAGGGAGAGCCGCTGCTGCATCCGAAGATCGGCGAGCTGCTTGACGCGGCTCATGCCAAGGGGTTCAAGGTGAATATTACGACCAACGGCACGCTGATTCACAAGGCTGGACCGAAGATTCTCGGCAAGCCGGCGTTGCGCCAGATGAACTTCTCGCTGCACAGCTTTGACGGGCATGAAGGCTCGGAGAACCGTGCCGGTTACGTGGCGGAGATTATTTCGTTTGTGCGGCAGGCGGCGGAGCAGGGTGTGCTAATTTCTTTCCGGCTGTGGAATCTGACCGAGGATAACCTGACCAACCTTGAGCGCGAGCGCAACCGCGAGACGTTGGCTTTGCTGGAGGAAGCTTTCGCGCTGGATTTCAAGATCGATGAGAAGGTCGTGCCGGGCAGCGGTGTCCGAATCGCTCCGCGCATCTATCTCAATCAGGATCACGAGTTCAGATGGCCGAGTCTGAATGAGCCGGAGGACGACGGCAAAGGCTTCTGCCACGCGCTGCGCAGCCAGGCGGCGGTACTGGTGGACGGCACGGTGGTGCCGTGCTGCCTGGACGGCGAAGGGGTGATCAACCTCGGCAACATCCATGAGAAGCCCTTCTCCGAGATTGTGGAGGGCGAGCGGGCGAACAACCTGTTCTACGGCTTCTCCCGCAGGGAAGCTGTAGAAGAACTGTGCCGCAAATGCGGATACAGGCAGCGCTTCGGCACCTAATCCTTTGCAGCCGCTGTACCAAAAAGAGAACCAGGACGCTCTGGTTCTCTTTTTTTTGAAAATATAAGAAATTATAGGTTCTACACTATTATTTAGGCTCAATCTAAAAATCAGCGGTTGACTATACGAGTGAACAGAGCGGAGGGCCTTACATAGTAACATATAGCTCATCAAATAAGCCTCTCTTCCGCTATAGGAAGAGAGGCTTATTCTCACATTTCGTTACTGCTTAGGATTCAGCCAGGATTTAGAGTGTTGCCCTGGAACCTTCGGAGTAATTAGATGCGAAACTGCAACAAATTTCAGCCGAAACATCCATTATCAGGATAATAAGTGCATATCTGCAACTAAATTCGAGTAAAACAAGCTTATTACGCTCAAAATCCTAAATTAGGTGCATTTTCGCACTTATTTCCTCCAAAACAGAAAAAAATGGCTAAATAGATGCAGTTTCGCAACTAATTCTTTGGACTAGACATATGAGACTATATAAGATGAACTTAAGAATGAAACGGTCAAGTTGTCAGAATGCCTGGTGCATAGGGCTACCCGGACCACTCGAATATAACATTCTTAAGTTCACGTTCTATATCATGGAACTGAATCTGCAGGTTACAATCAGGAAATCGGGCTTTAACAGCGATCGGAAGAACCCTCCGAACCCGTAGCGGGCATCATTCACAAGGGGGCAACCGCTGATTTTGGTTTTGAGCCATTATTTATCCTTCTATTTCTCGCAGAAACGGATACCTGAAAGCGATACGTAGTATCGCTACTTCGGAAGCATACGCTTTTCAGAGGGCGGCGAAGCCGTTTCTACTTGTGCAATAAAGACGTTCCGCTTATATCCGCTAGTCCCTGATGATAATATCTGCCTGTATAAGAATTTTTTCATAACTGGTGTCTGGATTAAGGATTCTCCATAGCATTTGATCTACAGCTCTTTTACCAAGCAGCTCTTTATTTACATTAACGGTTGCCAGGAACGGTATGGAAGGGTGCGTATTATCGAAACCGGTAAATACCAGAGTGTCAGGAATAGGCATGCCCATTATTTCCATCGTCTCTATGGCGAACAAAGCGTAAATATCGTTTGCACATACAAAGACCTCAGGCAGTCCGTGTTCGGTAATAACAGCCGTGAATGTTTCTCTGAAGTTTTCAATATCGGGCCCGTTAAGTGAGGGGTTCTGCTTAAGTTCGATATCGTTATCTTCCAATGCTGCCCGAAAGGCAAGGAATCGTTCATAAAAGCTATGGGCATCACGTATATTTCCTAGAAACTGATAGTCTCGGTAGCCCTTGTTAATGACAAGGTTCATCATTTCTTTCATGCAGGACAGATTATCGGTAAAGATAGAATCGCATTGGAAGCTGGGGTCGAAGTGATCCACCATCATGACCGGAATGCCAAGACTTCTAATCTCTGCCAGAATAGGTGTTGAAATTGAACCTATAGTAATAACGCCCATGATTGCTTCAGGGTTAAGGAGCGAAAATACAGCATCATCCTTAGGCTCCGTCAAAGTTAATACGTTGATGCCCCGCTGATTTAATCTGGTAGAGATGCCGTTAAAAAGCGGGCCCCAATATAAAGATTCCGGGTTCTGGAAGCGGATGTTGGGAAATAAGACCAGAATTGTCCCGGACCATTTGCGGGCATCCAGATCTATCATTTCGCCTGGAGCTTTAGCTTGCGCACTCTTGGAGTCTTTAAAGTAACCGAGCTGCCCGGCGGCTTTGAATATCATATCTCGCGTCTGTGAGCTGACTCCGGGTTTGCCGGATAACGCTCGTGACACTGCAAATTTCGATAGTCCCGTAAAATCTGCTATGGATTGTATAGTTACTTTACGTCGCATAAAATCATCCTATTCTACTTTAATCAGATTCTTGGGTAACTCCAGAAGTACATTACAATTTTACATGAATAAAGGGAGACTAACACTTGTTTTTTTACATGTAAAGGAGCATTGTCTTCAAACAAACGTTTTGTTATCTTTTTATAAGGTTTATTTAGTATTTTGTTTTGTTTGTTTGTTATTTTGATATGTAGAAAATACCATTATTATTACATAAATACAAGTTATATACTATTTTTTATATAACTTGGCCTATTTTATACTAGAAATGAGCAGGATGTGGATAAAAAATGATTGACCGTTTATTTAAGTGGTGGTAATATCTGTTATGTTAAGAAAAACAAAAAAATAACAAATGAAGGCGGTGTGCCAAACGAATGAAGGGAATTGTGCTGTTGGTATTTTTTTAACCGATTGTGTAAGCGCTTTATTTAGGGTGGTACAGCACTAACTTAATCATATTAATAACGGGAGGTTCGACAGATGAGAAAGATAAAGGGGTATTCGATGTTATTGTTGTGCTTTGTTTTTTTATTAACAGCCTGCAGTGGTGGCAATAATGCTGCCAATAGTCCAAAGGTAAGCGCGACCACTGAACCTGTTGCAACAGAAGCAGCGGTGGAAGCGACCGCAGAAGCAACGGCAGCACCCGTTGACATGGGCGGACGCATAATTAAGGTCGCAGCCTGGTGGGATCTGAAGCCTGCGGGAAATTCCGCTTCCGAGAAGGAACGTCTTGCCAAAATTGCTGAGGTAGAGAAAAAGTATAATTGCAAGTTCGAATTTGTAAATGTAACTTTCGAGGAGTTCATGCCTAAATTTACGGCTACCGCTCTTACGGGTGAACCCTTTGCCGATATCCTTATTATGGAGTACAACTCGGCATGGCCTGCAATCCTCAAGGGACAGCTGCTGCCGGTAAGCGAATATACTACAGCTGCTTCCAATATCAACAATGAAGCCACTCTGCTGGTTAAGGCACCTCAAATTGCAAACGAATACTATGCTTTCGCTGAACCAGGCACCGGCGGTGCCGGTATCCATTACAACCGTGACTTGTTCAAGAAACTGGGGCTTCCCGATTTGCAGGAGCTGTATACAAGCGGGCAATGGAATTGGGATAAATTCATTGAAGTCGCTAAGCAAGCAACCAAAGACACAGATAATGACGGCAAAATCGATACGTATGGATTCTCAGGCTGGGCAATCGATATTCTGCGCAACTTCTCCGCGGCTAACGGAGGAAAGCTTGTCGACGAAGCTACAGGTACACAAGGTCTGACTGATCCGAAAGTCATCGAGACTGCTGAATTCATCAACCGTCTGTACAATGTTGAGAATGTTATGAAGGTTAAAGGTACCGACAAAGTTGGCTATGATGAATTCAATACCTTCAAAGACGGTGATGTAGCCATGTTCCCCGCTCCAATTTGGAATTTGGGCGATTTGACCTTTGAATTCGGTGTAGTTCCCTTCCCGAATGGCCCATCAGGCTCTCCTGAAGTTACCTATGCCGATAATGGCAAGAATGCATTTTTCATTCCCAAAGGTGTAAAAGATCCACAGGCGGTCTA
This window encodes:
- a CDS encoding Gfo/Idh/MocA family protein, with product MTIRFGVIGTNFITDRFVRAGLENEEFILSAVYSRTQEKGEAFAEKFAGATIYTSLEQLVASPDVDAVYIASPNSMHAQQAILCLNHGKHVLCEKPIASNSAELAAMIEAARNNNVLLMEAMKSTFMPNFRIIRDNLYKIGQVRRYVASYGQYSSRYDAYRQGTVLNAFNPEFSNGSLMDLGIYCLYPMVVLFGKPQLVRATGLMLASGVDGEGSLIMQYPDMEAVVMHSKIADSYLPAEIQGENGTLVIDKINQPYQVKIHYRDGTVEELTLPQVYEPMYYEIEEFINLLTSGQRESTVNSHANSMAVAEVMEEARAQIGLRFTTDL
- a CDS encoding LacI family DNA-binding transcriptional regulator; its protein translation is MRRKVTIQSIADFTGLSKFAVSRALSGKPGVSSQTRDMIFKAAGQLGYFKDSKSAQAKAPGEMIDLDARKWSGTILVLFPNIRFQNPESLYWGPLFNGISTRLNQRGINVLTLTEPKDDAVFSLLNPEAIMGVITIGSISTPILAEIRSLGIPVMMVDHFDPSFQCDSIFTDNLSCMKEMMNLVINKGYRDYQFLGNIRDAHSFYERFLAFRAALEDNDIELKQNPSLNGPDIENFRETFTAVITEHGLPEVFVCANDIYALFAIETMEIMGMPIPDTLVFTGFDNTHPSIPFLATVNVNKELLGKRAVDQMLWRILNPDTSYEKILIQADIIIRD
- a CDS encoding radical SAM/SPASM domain-containing protein, with product MKTFKKVYIEITSVCNLACSFCPQTARQKNFMKLDTFNTILDQVKPHTSHIYLHVKGEPLLHPKIGELLDAAHAKGFKVNITTNGTLIHKAGPKILGKPALRQMNFSLHSFDGHEGSENRAGYVAEIISFVRQAAEQGVLISFRLWNLTEDNLTNLERERNRETLALLEEAFALDFKIDEKVVPGSGVRIAPRIYLNQDHEFRWPSLNEPEDDGKGFCHALRSQAAVLVDGTVVPCCLDGEGVINLGNIHEKPFSEIVEGERANNLFYGFSRREAVEELCRKCGYRQRFGT
- a CDS encoding ABC transporter substrate-binding protein; this encodes MRKIKGYSMLLLCFVFLLTACSGGNNAANSPKVSATTEPVATEAAVEATAEATAAPVDMGGRIIKVAAWWDLKPAGNSASEKERLAKIAEVEKKYNCKFEFVNVTFEEFMPKFTATALTGEPFADILIMEYNSAWPAILKGQLLPVSEYTTAASNINNEATLLVKAPQIANEYYAFAEPGTGGAGIHYNRDLFKKLGLPDLQELYTSGQWNWDKFIEVAKQATKDTDNDGKIDTYGFSGWAIDILRNFSAANGGKLVDEATGTQGLTDPKVIETAEFINRLYNVENVMKVKGTDKVGYDEFNTFKDGDVAMFPAPIWNLGDLTFEFGVVPFPNGPSGSPEVTYADNGKNAFFIPKGVKDPQAVYQAFEDTYDITQTGDFPSQEWLESIYTHEEDVAMMRDHINNTGQILLETAYPDFPTTGYMKDIIVENQSVTATAEKYKPEAEASIAKLGK